In a genomic window of Neoarius graeffei isolate fNeoGra1 chromosome 13, fNeoGra1.pri, whole genome shotgun sequence:
- the tnfrsf9a gene encoding tumor necrosis factor receptor superfamily member 9a isoform X1: MDVLQLFLCSVLFITTTLHTTDGITEGCEDWKLSGRDEVCCLKCNPGNRLVEPCGQNIFKLCTPCEPNTYTDVPLPWSCKPCTRCIEPQVQLKPCSADADTVCGCKSGLRCGNQRCEYCVQECRKGQEPTDNRTCRDCPEGTFNDEIHSTCKPWTESCPKGEYIIASGNKFHDIRCSSIPVITPSASPEIDIVKPRDRTDNKALYLVIGCLGGSSALVIIFILWLWVIHKRTKNISKDPEPDTPTHGELTFMIVEHEEACSFHQPEQEQGGSSESINTQDSEQKLIP; encoded by the exons ATGGATGTGCTCCAGCTGTTCCTGTGTTCTGTCCTATTCATCACCACAACATTACACACCACTGACGGAATAACAGAAGGATGTGAGGACTGGAAACTTTCTGGTCGAGATGAAGTCTGCTGTCTTAAATGCAACCCAG GAAACCGCTTAGTGGAGCCATGTGGGCAAAATATCTTTAAACTCTGTACACCATGTGAACCTAATACTTACACAGATGTTCCATTACCGTGGTCCTGCAAGCCTTGCACTCGGTGTATAG AGCCACAGGTTCAGCTGAAACCCTGCAGCGCCGACGCAGATACTGTGTGTGGATGCAAATCTGGGCTTCGCTGTGGAAATCAGCGCTGTGAATACTGCGTTCAGGAATGCCGAAAGGGTCAAGAGCCCACCGATAACA ggacTTGTAGAGACTGCCCAGAGGGAACCTTTAATGATGAAATCCACAGCACTTGTAAACCATGGACCGAAAG TTGTCCTAAAGGAGAGTATATTATTGCCAGTGGGAATAAATTCCATGACATTCGGTGCAGCAGTATACCAGTGATCACGCCTTCAGCCTCACCTG AAATCGATATAGTGAAACCCCGAGATAGAACAGACA ATAAAGCTCTATATCTAGTAATTGGATGTCTTGGTGGAAGTTCTGCACTTGTGATAATTTTCATTTTATGGCTGTGGGTCATTCATAAAAGAACAAAAAACATCAGCAAGGACCCAGAACCAGATACGCCAACCCATG GCGAGCTCACGTTTATGATCGTGGAACATGAAGAAGCTTGCAGCTTCCATCAGCCTGAACAGGAACAAGGAGGCAGCTCAGAGTCTATCAACACGCAAGACTCAGAACAAAAACTCATACCGTAG
- the tnfrsf9a gene encoding tumor necrosis factor receptor superfamily member 9a isoform X2, whose translation MDVLQLFLCSVLFITTTLHTTDGITEGCEDWKLSGRDEVCCLKCNPGNRLVEPCGQNIFKLCTPCEPNTYTDVPLPWSCKPCTRCIEPQVQLKPCSADADTVCGCKSGLRCGNQRCEYCVQECRKGQEPTDNRTCRDCPEGTFNDEIHSTCKPWTESCPKGEYIIASGNKFHDIRCSSIPVITPSASPDKALYLVIGCLGGSSALVIIFILWLWVIHKRTKNISKDPEPDTPTHGELTFMIVEHEEACSFHQPEQEQGGSSESINTQDSEQKLIP comes from the exons ATGGATGTGCTCCAGCTGTTCCTGTGTTCTGTCCTATTCATCACCACAACATTACACACCACTGACGGAATAACAGAAGGATGTGAGGACTGGAAACTTTCTGGTCGAGATGAAGTCTGCTGTCTTAAATGCAACCCAG GAAACCGCTTAGTGGAGCCATGTGGGCAAAATATCTTTAAACTCTGTACACCATGTGAACCTAATACTTACACAGATGTTCCATTACCGTGGTCCTGCAAGCCTTGCACTCGGTGTATAG AGCCACAGGTTCAGCTGAAACCCTGCAGCGCCGACGCAGATACTGTGTGTGGATGCAAATCTGGGCTTCGCTGTGGAAATCAGCGCTGTGAATACTGCGTTCAGGAATGCCGAAAGGGTCAAGAGCCCACCGATAACA ggacTTGTAGAGACTGCCCAGAGGGAACCTTTAATGATGAAATCCACAGCACTTGTAAACCATGGACCGAAAG TTGTCCTAAAGGAGAGTATATTATTGCCAGTGGGAATAAATTCCATGACATTCGGTGCAGCAGTATACCAGTGATCACGCCTTCAGCCTCACCTG ATAAAGCTCTATATCTAGTAATTGGATGTCTTGGTGGAAGTTCTGCACTTGTGATAATTTTCATTTTATGGCTGTGGGTCATTCATAAAAGAACAAAAAACATCAGCAAGGACCCAGAACCAGATACGCCAACCCATG GCGAGCTCACGTTTATGATCGTGGAACATGAAGAAGCTTGCAGCTTCCATCAGCCTGAACAGGAACAAGGAGGCAGCTCAGAGTCTATCAACACGCAAGACTCAGAACAAAAACTCATACCGTAG